In Devosia litorisediminis, one genomic interval encodes:
- the lon gene encoding endopeptidase La — MTDVNPTGGETSRDRVYPVLPLRDIVVFPGMIVPLFVGREKSVKALEDVMRDDKHILVVTQKNAQDDDPAPDQIYDTGTIATVLQLLKLPDGTVKVLVEGLHRATIDRYLQTEEYFEAEASILPEPEEDAVEIEALSRSALTEFESYVKLNKKISAEVVAAVGQIENHSKLADTIASHLVIKIHEKEDLLSSISVIDRFQKILGLMEGEIGVLQVEKRIRSRVKRQMEKTQREYYLNEQMKAIQKELGDGEEGSNEIAEIEERIAKTRLSKEAKLKAEAELKKLKAMSPMSAEATVVRNYLDTLLGLPWGKKSKVKRDLVLAEKVLDEDHYGLEKVKERILEYLAVQGRTGSLKGPILCLVGPPGVGKTSLGKSIAKATGRAFVRMALGGVRDEAEIRGHRRTYIGSMPGKVIQSLKKVGKSNPLFLLDEIDKMGQDFRGDPSSALLEVLDPEQNHTFADHYLEVDYDLSDVMFVTTSNTLNIPGPLMDRMEIIRLSGYTEQEKHAIAKQHLIPETLKENGLAHGEFELSDEMLTALIQRYTREAGVRNLKREISKLMRKAVAEIVKTKVKTIVIDEEKLTKYLGADIYKHGEIEAEAQVGLVTGLAWTSVGGELLTIEGVMTPGKGRMTVTGNIKEVMKESLTAATAYVRSKSIDFGIKPPMFDTRDIHVHLPEGATPKDGPSAGIGLATAIVSVMTGIAVRNDVAMTGEITLRGRVLPIGGLKEKLLAALRGGIKTVLIPEENVRDLAEIPDIVKDGMEIIPVSRMDQVIEHALVSKPEAIEWDFEAAAAEAARKPAAPADDAASGLPH; from the coding sequence CCCGATCAGATTTACGACACCGGTACCATTGCGACCGTGCTGCAGCTGCTCAAGCTGCCCGACGGCACCGTAAAGGTTCTGGTCGAAGGTCTGCATCGCGCAACCATTGATCGCTATCTGCAGACGGAAGAGTATTTTGAGGCCGAGGCATCAATTCTGCCCGAGCCCGAAGAGGACGCGGTCGAGATCGAGGCGCTGTCGCGCTCGGCGCTGACCGAGTTCGAGAGCTATGTGAAGCTGAACAAGAAGATTTCGGCTGAAGTGGTGGCTGCCGTCGGGCAGATCGAAAACCACTCCAAGTTGGCCGATACCATTGCCAGCCATCTGGTGATCAAGATCCACGAGAAGGAAGATCTGCTTTCGAGCATTTCGGTCATTGACCGCTTCCAGAAGATTCTTGGTCTGATGGAAGGCGAGATCGGCGTCCTGCAGGTAGAAAAGCGCATCCGGAGCCGCGTCAAGCGGCAGATGGAGAAGACCCAGCGCGAGTACTATCTCAACGAGCAGATGAAGGCGATCCAGAAGGAACTGGGCGATGGCGAAGAGGGCTCCAACGAGATCGCCGAGATCGAGGAGCGTATCGCCAAGACCCGTCTGAGCAAGGAAGCCAAGCTCAAGGCTGAAGCCGAGCTGAAAAAGCTCAAGGCCATGAGCCCGATGTCGGCTGAAGCCACCGTGGTACGCAATTATCTCGACACGCTGCTCGGCCTGCCATGGGGCAAGAAGAGCAAGGTCAAGCGCGACCTGGTTCTGGCTGAAAAGGTGCTCGACGAAGATCACTACGGGCTCGAAAAGGTCAAGGAACGCATTCTCGAGTATCTTGCCGTGCAGGGTCGTACAGGCTCGCTGAAGGGTCCGATCCTGTGCCTTGTTGGCCCTCCGGGCGTCGGCAAGACCTCACTGGGCAAATCGATTGCGAAGGCGACTGGTCGTGCCTTCGTGCGCATGGCGCTGGGCGGCGTGCGGGACGAAGCCGAGATCCGTGGCCATCGCCGGACCTATATCGGGTCCATGCCTGGCAAGGTGATCCAGTCCCTCAAGAAAGTCGGCAAGTCCAATCCGCTCTTCCTGCTCGATGAAATCGACAAGATGGGCCAGGATTTCCGTGGCGACCCGTCGTCGGCACTACTCGAAGTGCTCGATCCGGAACAGAACCACACCTTTGCCGATCACTATCTCGAAGTCGATTATGACCTCAGCGATGTGATGTTCGTGACCACCTCGAACACGTTGAACATTCCCGGCCCACTGATGGACCGCATGGAGATCATTCGCCTGTCCGGTTACACCGAGCAGGAGAAGCACGCGATCGCCAAACAGCACCTGATTCCGGAAACACTGAAGGAAAACGGTCTGGCCCATGGCGAGTTCGAGCTGAGCGACGAGATGCTGACCGCCTTGATCCAGCGCTACACCCGCGAAGCGGGCGTGCGTAACCTCAAGCGTGAAATCAGCAAGCTGATGCGCAAGGCGGTGGCCGAGATCGTCAAGACCAAGGTCAAGACAATCGTCATCGACGAAGAGAAGCTGACGAAATATCTGGGCGCTGACATCTACAAGCATGGCGAGATCGAAGCCGAGGCCCAGGTCGGCCTGGTAACCGGTCTGGCATGGACATCGGTGGGCGGCGAGTTGCTGACCATTGAAGGCGTGATGACGCCGGGCAAGGGTCGCATGACCGTGACCGGCAACATCAAGGAAGTGATGAAGGAATCGCTGACGGCGGCCACGGCATATGTGCGGTCCAAGTCGATAGATTTCGGTATCAAGCCGCCCATGTTCGATACGCGTGACATTCACGTGCATCTGCCAGAAGGCGCTACGCCCAAGGATGGCCCATCGGCTGGTATCGGCCTGGCGACCGCTATCGTTTCGGTGATGACGGGTATTGCCGTGCGCAATGATGTGGCCATGACTGGCGAGATCACCCTGCGTGGTCGCGTGCTGCCGATTGGTGGCCTGAAGGAGAAGCTGCTCGCGGCGCTCCGTGGTGGCATCAAGACGGTGCTGATCCCTGAAGAGAATGTGCGTGATCTCGCCGAGATCCCGGACATCGTCAAGGATGGCATGGAGATCATTCCGGTCAGCCGGATGGATCAGGTCATCGAGCACGCCCTTGTCAGCAAGCCAGAAGCCATTGAGTGGGATTTTGAAGCTGCTGCTGCCGAGGCGGCACGCAAGCCGGCCGCCCCTGCAGATGATGCAGCATCGGGTCTGCCGCACTAG
- a CDS encoding TCR/Tet family MFS transporter, whose amino-acid sequence MCGVHLCWAGPCGPLRDWAVNKALIVILAAVLLDAVGIGLIFPILPALLRDVGHISEIATLLGIMLALYSACQFLFSPVLGVLSDRFGRRPVLLVSLAGAALDYLVMAVAPELWMLVLGRAISGMTSANMAVATAYITDISSEEERAKRFGLFHAMFGIGFIIGPVLGGVLGDYWVRAPFIAAAVLNGLNFALALFVLPESRAGQRDAKFDLDALNPFKPLKWALSFVALIPLIAIFVILNFVGSMYGTLWALFAEDSFAWNGMMIGLSLGAYGLFHAGAQAFLTGPAVAWLGERWALIVGMMCEMAALAVLGLATQGWVVFAIMPLFALGGIGMPALQSLITTQVGADKQGQLQGVLASLVSLAAVFGPLFFSFAYFGIRDSWPGLIWIIGAAIYLLALPLMLGIRRRVIVQPKRSG is encoded by the coding sequence ATGTGTGGCGTACATCTATGTTGGGCGGGGCCATGTGGCCCCTTGAGGGACTGGGCCGTGAACAAGGCGCTGATCGTGATTCTGGCGGCGGTTCTGCTTGATGCGGTGGGCATCGGCCTGATTTTTCCGATTCTGCCTGCGTTGTTGCGCGATGTCGGCCACATCAGCGAGATCGCCACTCTGCTGGGCATCATGCTGGCGCTGTATTCGGCTTGCCAGTTCCTGTTCTCGCCCGTGCTAGGCGTATTGAGCGACCGGTTTGGGCGTCGGCCGGTATTGCTGGTGTCACTGGCGGGGGCGGCCTTGGACTACCTGGTCATGGCGGTCGCGCCCGAGTTGTGGATGCTGGTCCTGGGACGGGCTATTTCGGGCATGACCAGCGCCAATATGGCGGTGGCGACAGCCTATATCACCGACATATCGAGCGAAGAGGAACGGGCCAAGCGGTTTGGACTGTTCCACGCCATGTTCGGTATCGGCTTCATCATCGGGCCCGTGCTGGGCGGGGTGTTGGGTGATTACTGGGTGCGGGCGCCGTTCATAGCGGCGGCGGTTCTCAATGGCCTGAACTTTGCGCTGGCGCTGTTTGTGTTGCCAGAATCCCGGGCAGGGCAGCGCGACGCCAAGTTTGATCTTGATGCCCTCAATCCCTTCAAGCCGCTGAAATGGGCGCTGAGCTTTGTGGCGCTGATTCCCTTGATCGCGATCTTTGTGATTCTGAATTTTGTCGGCAGCATGTATGGCACGCTATGGGCGCTTTTCGCCGAGGACAGCTTTGCCTGGAACGGCATGATGATTGGCTTGTCGCTGGGGGCCTATGGCTTGTTCCATGCAGGGGCGCAGGCATTTCTCACCGGTCCGGCCGTCGCCTGGCTGGGCGAGCGCTGGGCGTTGATCGTGGGGATGATGTGCGAGATGGCCGCGCTGGCGGTGCTGGGACTGGCGACGCAAGGCTGGGTGGTGTTTGCCATCATGCCTTTGTTTGCCCTGGGCGGTATCGGCATGCCGGCGCTGCAGTCTCTGATTACGACCCAGGTCGGGGCGGACAAGCAGGGACAATTGCAGGGTGTGCTGGCCAGTCTGGTCAGTCTGGCCGCAGTGTTCGGCCCGCTGTTCTTCAGTTTTGCCTATTTTGGCATTCGCGACTCGTGGCCGGGGCTAATCTGGATCATCGGGGCCGCGATCTATTTGCTGGCCTTGCCGCTTATGCTCGGTATCCGTCGCCGGGTGATTGTCCAGCCCAAGCGCAGTGGATAA